The window CCGCAGGGCTACATGGTTCCCTACGAAGCCACCATCCCTGGCACGATGGTCACCTACAAAATGCAGCCGATCCCCGGCGGCAAGGTGAAGGTCGGCAGCCCCGATAGCGAGAAGGGACGCCAACCCGACGAAGGCCCGCAGTTCGAAGTCGCCATCGAGCCCTTTTGGATTGCCGAGCACGAAGTGAGCTGGGCCGAGTACAAGGTCTACATGTCGATTCACGATCGGGTGAAGCAGCTCTATCAAGACAAGATCCGCACGGCCCCGGCCGATGGCGGCGAGAAGATCGTCACGGCGCCGTCGAACCTCTACGAACCGACGTTCACCTTTATTAAGGGCGCAGATCCCGAGCAACCTGCCGTCACCATGAGCCACTTCGCCGCCCGCCAGTACACCAAGTGGCTCAGCGGCATTAGCAATCAATTTCTCCGCTTGCCTAGCGAAGCCGAGTGGGAATATGCCTGCCGCGCGGGCACCACCACGGCTTATTCGTTCGGCAACGACCCGAAGGAGCTAGGCGATTACGGCTGGTACTTTGCCAACAGTGGCGAAAAGATGAATCACGTCGCCAAGAAAAAGCCGAACCCCTGGGGCCTGTACGACATGCACGGCAATGTCGGCGAATGGGTTCTCGATGAATACATCGCCGATGGCTACAAGGCTCATGCTGGAAAAACTTTGACGGCCGCCGAAGCCATCGCCTGGCCGACGAAGCTCTATCCGCGCGTGATCAAAGGCGGCGGCTGGGACAGCGACGCCGAGAAGTGCCGCACCGCTGCGCGACGCGGCTCGCACGACGACGATTGGCGGAAGCGCGATCCCAACTTCCCGCAAAGCCCCTGGTGGCTGACGGAAGAACCCGCCCTCAGCGTCGGCTTTCGCCCGATTCGTCCGCTCATCGCACCGACGACCATGGCGGACAAGAACAAGTTCTGGGATGCCGATCTGCAAGATACTCGCGATGTGGTGAAAGCGAGGATCAACGAAGAAGGCCGCGGCGCTCGCCTGATCGCCGATGAAACACTCCCCGGCGATTTGAAAAAACTCGAAGCGCAGAAATAGACAAGCATGGTCGGCGCGGTTGACAATGATAGTGGTTATATGTACACTATCGCATCGACAACTGACGTCGCTGCGCACTTGATTCTGCCTCCCAGGTTCACACCATGGCTCGCAACGAACAACTCATCCGCCAGCACAAGTTGCTGCAGATCCTAGAAGCCTATCGTTTTGGCAAAACGATCGAGGAGTTGAAGACGGAACTGGTTGAATCGCTCGGACTGGGAACACTACACGTCCGCACCTTGCACCGCGATCTGCTCGCCCTGCAAGCCGCTGGCGTCGACGTCGATGTGCACGAGACCGGCGATCGCAAGGTTTGGAAGTTCGGCCCGCGGGCTCGCAACTCCGTGAAAATCACGGCCAGCGCGACAGAACTAATCGCCCTCTCGATGAGCCG is drawn from Anatilimnocola floriformis and contains these coding sequences:
- a CDS encoding formylglycine-generating enzyme family protein; amino-acid sequence: MLNHTLRGCCLLALLPLFVSLQPAAAQAPVVIGLSKDKPASGRFVETPQGYMVPYEATIPGTMVTYKMQPIPGGKVKVGSPDSEKGRQPDEGPQFEVAIEPFWIAEHEVSWAEYKVYMSIHDRVKQLYQDKIRTAPADGGEKIVTAPSNLYEPTFTFIKGADPEQPAVTMSHFAARQYTKWLSGISNQFLRLPSEAEWEYACRAGTTTAYSFGNDPKELGDYGWYFANSGEKMNHVAKKKPNPWGLYDMHGNVGEWVLDEYIADGYKAHAGKTLTAAEAIAWPTKLYPRVIKGGGWDSDAEKCRTAARRGSHDDDWRKRDPNFPQSPWWLTEEPALSVGFRPIRPLIAPTTMADKNKFWDADLQDTRDVVKARINEEGRGARLIADETLPGDLKKLEAQK